In Streptomyces sp. NBC_00878, a single window of DNA contains:
- a CDS encoding SUKH-3 domain-containing protein, with protein MHTDRTSPSPTPTSTRFSAAVDAALRSAGWQPGRWDIRQAEIWADALRGHETPGGHRHSVFPAAVEAWAEFGGLHITATAPGRQIAPTTLHLDPLHGLHMARILVDLGRALDTEVAPLGEESDTRALLAIDEEGRTYTLDHTGDWYLGATIDQALTTLVSGREPVRLTAG; from the coding sequence ATGCACACCGACCGCACCTCCCCCTCCCCCACCCCGACCTCGACCCGGTTCTCCGCCGCGGTCGACGCCGCGCTGCGCTCCGCGGGATGGCAGCCGGGACGCTGGGACATAAGGCAGGCCGAGATCTGGGCCGATGCCCTGCGCGGTCACGAGACCCCCGGCGGCCACCGCCACTCCGTGTTCCCGGCGGCGGTGGAGGCCTGGGCGGAGTTCGGCGGCCTCCACATCACCGCCACGGCCCCGGGCCGCCAGATCGCCCCCACGACCCTGCACCTGGACCCGCTCCACGGCCTCCACATGGCCCGCATCCTCGTGGACCTCGGCAGAGCCCTGGACACCGAAGTGGCGCCCCTGGGCGAGGAGTCCGACACCAGAGCCCTGCTGGCGATCGACGAGGAGGGCCGCACCTACACCCTCGACCACACCGGCGACTGGTACCTGGGCGCGACCATCGACCAGGCCCTGACCACACTCGTCTCGGGCAGAGAACCCGTACGCCTGACAGCCGGCTGA
- a CDS encoding sensor histidine kinase, whose product MTTTGEDHTAALAGPWWWARWRSAVLDGSLALVSAVECAIEGYPFAEAAGVPVPTGVVFGAVAGSVLLFRRRWPIAVVLVSIAITPAQMGFLMGLVGLYTLAASEMPRRIIGALAGMSLVGTLIVTYVRAHQGMVRGDLSMVGDWFVPFVSITTSLGMTAPPILLGLYVGARRRLMESLRERADSLERELQLLAERAEERAEWARNEERTRIAREMHDVVAHRVSLMVVHAAALQAVARKDPEKAVKNASLVGDMGRQALTELREMLGVLRKGEGGSAVSSMRMQVVPLAAVGAAAAAAASRAVDEEAGDGPCLDDLQELVGQSAAAGMAVDLSVEGDARGYAAAVEQTAYRVVQEALTNVHKHAAGAKTRVRVAHRGAEIAMQVENGPPPEPGAASDARLPSGGNGLLGMKERVVGLGGVFVSGPTDAGGFRVSAVIPAVG is encoded by the coding sequence ATGACCACGACGGGGGAAGACCACACCGCGGCCCTGGCAGGGCCGTGGTGGTGGGCGAGGTGGCGTAGTGCAGTGCTCGACGGGAGCCTCGCGCTGGTGTCGGCCGTGGAGTGTGCGATCGAGGGGTATCCCTTCGCGGAGGCGGCGGGGGTGCCGGTTCCAACGGGGGTGGTGTTCGGCGCCGTCGCCGGGTCCGTGTTGTTGTTCCGGCGGCGGTGGCCCATCGCGGTGGTGCTGGTGTCGATCGCCATCACGCCGGCCCAGATGGGGTTCCTGATGGGGCTCGTCGGGCTCTACACGCTCGCCGCGTCCGAGATGCCCCGGCGGATCATCGGGGCGCTGGCCGGTATGTCGCTGGTGGGGACGCTCATTGTCACGTACGTGCGTGCGCACCAGGGGATGGTGCGGGGCGACCTGAGCATGGTGGGGGACTGGTTCGTGCCGTTCGTGTCCATCACCACCTCGCTGGGGATGACCGCGCCGCCGATCCTGCTCGGCCTGTACGTGGGGGCCCGGCGGCGGTTGATGGAGAGTCTGCGGGAGCGCGCCGACTCCCTGGAGCGGGAGTTGCAGCTGCTGGCCGAGCGGGCCGAGGAGCGGGCGGAGTGGGCGCGCAACGAGGAGCGGACCCGGATCGCCCGGGAGATGCACGACGTGGTCGCGCACCGGGTGAGCCTGATGGTGGTGCACGCGGCGGCTCTGCAGGCCGTGGCGCGGAAGGATCCCGAGAAGGCCGTCAAGAACGCCTCACTCGTGGGCGACATGGGACGGCAGGCGCTGACCGAGCTGCGGGAGATGCTCGGGGTGCTGCGCAAGGGGGAGGGGGGTTCGGCGGTTTCCTCCATGCGGATGCAGGTCGTGCCGCTCGCGGCGGTGGGGGCTGCCGCGGCCGCCGCGGCGTCCCGGGCCGTGGACGAGGAGGCCGGGGACGGGCCCTGCCTCGACGATCTCCAGGAGTTGGTGGGGCAGTCCGCCGCCGCGGGGATGGCCGTCGACCTGTCCGTGGAGGGGGATGCCCGGGGCTACGCGGCCGCGGTGGAGCAGACCGCCTATCGCGTGGTGCAGGAGGCGTTGACCAACGTCCACAAGCACGCGGCGGGGGCGAAGACCCGGGTACGGGTCGCGCATCGCGGGGCCGAGATCGCCATGCAGGTGGAGAACGGTCCGCCGCCCGAGCCCGGAGCCGCGTCCGACGCGCGGCTGCCCAGCGGGGGGAACGGGCTGCTCGGCATGAAGGAGCGGGTGGTGGGGCTGGGCGGCGTGTTCGTCTCCGGGCCCACCGATGCCGGTGGGTTCCGGGTGTCGGCGGTCATTCCGGCCGTGGGGTGA
- the glmU gene encoding bifunctional UDP-N-acetylglucosamine diphosphorylase/glucosamine-1-phosphate N-acetyltransferase GlmU, with product MSANRPAAVVVLAAGEGTRMKSATPKVLHDICGRSLVGHVLAAARELEPEHLVVVVGHAREKVTAHLTETAPGVRTAVQAEQNGTGHAVRMALEELGGAVDGTVVVVCGDTPLLSGGTLRDLAANHTADGNAVTVLTAEVPDATGYGRIVRDGASGAVTTIVEHKDASESQRAIREINSGVFAFDGQLLADALGKVRTDNSQGEEYLTDVLGILREAGHRVGASVAGDHREIAGINNRVQLAEARRILNDRLLHRAMLAGVTVVDPASTWIDVTVTFEQDATVHPGTQLQGATHLAEGAEVGPNSRLKDTKVGAGARIDNTVSDGAEVGPQANVGPYAYLRPGTRLGLKAKVGTYVETKNASIGEGTKVPHLSYVGDATIGEHTNIGAASVFVNYDGEAKHHTTVGSHCKTGSDNMFVAPVTVGDGAYTAAGSVITKDVPPGSLAVARGQQRNIEGWVARKRPGSAAAKAAEAAVRETEGES from the coding sequence GTGAGCGCCAACCGCCCGGCAGCCGTCGTCGTTCTCGCAGCGGGTGAGGGCACCCGTATGAAGTCGGCCACACCCAAGGTCCTGCACGACATCTGTGGCCGTTCTCTCGTCGGCCATGTACTCGCCGCCGCCCGCGAGTTGGAGCCCGAGCACCTGGTCGTCGTCGTGGGCCACGCCCGCGAGAAGGTCACCGCCCACCTCACCGAGACCGCTCCGGGCGTACGGACGGCCGTGCAGGCCGAGCAGAACGGCACGGGTCACGCCGTACGGATGGCCCTGGAGGAGTTGGGCGGCGCGGTCGACGGAACGGTCGTGGTCGTCTGCGGGGACACGCCTCTCCTCAGCGGCGGGACCCTGCGTGACCTCGCCGCGAACCACACCGCCGACGGCAACGCCGTCACCGTGCTCACCGCCGAGGTCCCGGACGCCACCGGTTACGGCCGCATCGTGCGCGACGGCGCCTCCGGTGCCGTCACCACGATCGTCGAGCACAAGGACGCCTCGGAGTCGCAGCGCGCGATCCGCGAGATCAACTCCGGTGTCTTCGCCTTCGACGGGCAGCTGCTCGCGGACGCGCTCGGCAAGGTCCGCACCGACAACAGCCAGGGCGAGGAGTACCTGACGGACGTCCTCGGCATCCTCCGCGAGGCCGGGCACCGCGTCGGTGCCTCCGTGGCGGGCGACCACCGCGAGATCGCCGGTATCAACAACCGCGTCCAGCTCGCCGAGGCCCGCCGCATCCTCAACGACCGGCTGCTCCACCGCGCGATGCTCGCCGGCGTCACCGTCGTCGACCCGGCCTCCACCTGGATCGACGTCACCGTCACCTTCGAGCAGGACGCGACCGTGCACCCGGGCACTCAGCTCCAGGGCGCCACACACCTCGCCGAGGGTGCCGAGGTCGGCCCCAACTCCCGCCTCAAGGACACCAAGGTGGGCGCGGGCGCCCGGATCGACAACACGGTCTCCGACGGCGCCGAGGTCGGCCCCCAGGCGAACGTGGGTCCGTACGCGTATCTCCGCCCCGGAACCCGCCTCGGGCTGAAGGCCAAGGTGGGTACGTACGTGGAGACGAAGAACGCCTCGATCGGGGAGGGTACGAAGGTCCCGCACCTGTCCTACGTCGGGGACGCCACCATCGGCGAGCACACCAACATCGGGGCCGCCAGCGTCTTCGTGAACTACGACGGCGAGGCCAAGCACCACACCACGGTCGGGTCCCACTGCAAGACGGGTTCGGACAACATGTTTGTGGCGCCTGTCACGGTCGGGGACGGCGCTTACACCGCCGCGGGCTCGGTCATCACCAAGGACGTACCGCCCGGTTCGCTGGCCGTCGCCCGGGGCCAGCAACGGAATATCGAAGGCTGGGTGGCCCGGAAGCGTCCGGGGAGTGCCGCCGCGAAGGCCGCGGAGGCGGCTGTCCGGGAGACGGAAGGCGAAAGCTGA
- a CDS encoding ribose-phosphate diphosphokinase yields MTGIKTTGEKKMMFFSGRAHPELAEEVAHQLGVGVVPTKAFDFANGEIYVRYEESARGADCFLIQSHTAPINKWIMEQLIMIDALKRASARSITVIMPFYGYARQDKKHRGREPISARLIADMMKTAGADRLLTVDLHTDQIQGFFDGPVDHLFSLPLLADYVGHKVDRTKLTVVSPDAGRVRVADRWCDRLGAPLAIVHKRRDKDVANQVTVHEVVGDVEGRVCVLVDDMIDTGGTICAAADALFAHGAEDVIVTATHGVLSGPAADRLKNSKVSEFIFTDTLPTPGELELDKITVLSIAPTIANAVREVFEDGSVTSLFDE; encoded by the coding sequence GTGACCGGGATCAAGACGACCGGCGAGAAGAAGATGATGTTCTTCTCCGGCCGCGCCCACCCCGAGCTTGCCGAGGAGGTCGCCCACCAGCTGGGTGTCGGGGTCGTCCCGACGAAGGCCTTCGACTTCGCCAACGGCGAGATCTACGTCCGCTATGAGGAGTCGGCCCGCGGCGCCGACTGCTTCCTCATCCAGAGCCACACCGCTCCGATCAACAAGTGGATCATGGAGCAGCTGATCATGATCGACGCTCTGAAGCGGGCCTCCGCCCGGAGCATCACCGTGATCATGCCGTTCTACGGCTACGCCCGGCAGGACAAGAAGCACCGTGGGCGTGAGCCGATCTCGGCCCGTCTGATCGCCGACATGATGAAGACCGCGGGTGCGGACCGTCTCCTGACGGTCGATCTGCACACCGACCAGATCCAGGGCTTCTTCGACGGCCCGGTGGATCATCTGTTCTCGCTGCCGCTGCTCGCGGACTACGTGGGCCACAAGGTCGACCGCACCAAGCTCACGGTCGTCTCCCCGGACGCCGGCCGCGTGCGCGTGGCCGACCGCTGGTGCGACCGGCTGGGCGCGCCCCTCGCGATCGTGCACAAGCGCCGCGACAAGGACGTCGCGAACCAGGTCACGGTCCACGAGGTCGTCGGTGATGTCGAGGGCCGGGTCTGTGTCCTGGTCGACGACATGATCGACACCGGTGGCACGATCTGCGCCGCCGCGGACGCGCTGTTCGCGCACGGCGCGGAGGACGTCATCGTGACGGCCACGCACGGCGTGCTCTCCGGTCCGGCCGCGGACCGGCTGAAGAACTCCAAGGTCAGCGAGTTCATCTTCACGGACACGCTGCCCACCCCGGGCGAACTGGAACTCGACAAGATCACCGTGCTGTCGATCGCGCCGACGATCGCCAACGCGGTGCGTGAGGTCTTCGAGGACGGCTCGGTGACCAGCCTGTTCGACGAGTAG
- a CDS encoding 50S ribosomal protein L25/general stress protein Ctc: MADVKLAAETRTEFGKGAARRIRRASKVPAVVYGHGADPVHITLPGHELQLALRTPNVLLTLDIEGRTELAIPKAVQRDAIKGFLEHVDLLTVKRGEKVTVEVYVHTEGELAPGAFLLEHVLSTLTVEAEATHIPESVTVSIAGLEAGASILAKDIPLPEGTTLAIDEDAVVLQVLAAQAEEPTEDAAGDETAEV; this comes from the coding sequence ATGGCCGACGTCAAGCTCGCCGCCGAGACCCGTACTGAGTTCGGCAAGGGCGCCGCCCGCCGCATCCGCCGCGCCAGCAAGGTTCCCGCGGTCGTCTACGGCCACGGCGCGGACCCCGTCCACATCACGCTGCCGGGCCACGAGCTGCAGCTTGCCCTGCGTACCCCGAACGTCCTGCTCACCCTGGACATCGAGGGCCGCACCGAGCTGGCGATCCCGAAGGCCGTCCAGCGCGACGCCATCAAGGGCTTCCTTGAGCACGTCGACCTGCTCACCGTGAAGCGCGGCGAGAAGGTCACCGTCGAGGTCTACGTCCACACCGAGGGCGAACTGGCCCCGGGCGCCTTCCTCCTTGAGCACGTGCTGAGCACGCTGACGGTCGAGGCCGAGGCCACGCACATCCCCGAGTCGGTCACCGTGTCCATCGCGGGCCTGGAGGCCGGTGCCTCCATCCTCGCCAAGGACATCCCGCTCCCCGAGGGCACCACGCTGGCCATCGACGAGGACGCCGTCGTGCTCCAGGTCCTGGCCGCCCAGGCGGAGGAGCCCACCGAGGACGCCGCGGGCGACGAGACCGCCGAGGTCTGA
- the pth gene encoding aminoacyl-tRNA hydrolase, with translation MGDTDVTTEPGAPWLIVGLGNPGPEYAMNRHNVGFMVADLLADRIGGKFKRAGKAQAQVIEGRIGPPGPANRRVILAKPMSYMNLSGGPVTALRDFYKVPTANIVAVHDELDIDYGVLRLKLGGGDNGHNGLKSMTKAMGPDYHRVRFGIGRPPGRMQVADFVLKDFASAERKELDYFVDRASDAVEALVIEGLERAQSTYNS, from the coding sequence ATGGGAGACACGGACGTGACCACGGAACCAGGCGCCCCCTGGCTGATCGTGGGGCTCGGCAACCCCGGCCCCGAGTACGCCATGAACCGCCACAACGTGGGCTTCATGGTGGCCGACCTGCTCGCCGACCGGATCGGCGGCAAGTTCAAGCGGGCCGGCAAGGCGCAGGCCCAGGTGATCGAGGGGCGTATCGGCCCGCCGGGACCGGCGAACCGCCGGGTGATCCTGGCCAAGCCGATGTCGTACATGAACCTGTCGGGCGGCCCGGTCACGGCCCTGCGCGACTTCTACAAGGTGCCGACGGCCAACATCGTCGCCGTCCACGACGAACTCGACATCGACTACGGCGTCCTGCGGCTGAAGCTCGGCGGCGGCGACAACGGCCACAACGGCCTGAAGTCGATGACGAAGGCGATGGGCCCGGACTACCACCGCGTCCGTTTCGGCATCGGCCGCCCGCCGGGCCGTATGCAGGTCGCCGACTTCGTCCTGAAGGACTTCGCCTCGGCGGAGCGCAAGGAACTGGACTACTTCGTGGACCGTGCGTCGGACGCGGTGGAGGCTCTGGTGATCGAGGGCCTGGAGCGGGCGCAGTCGACGTACAACTCGTGA
- a CDS encoding DUF6879 family protein: MLDVLPPILTPEQGQRLDRDAYKRAFRAQDMAIRDAGSWKLERRQHFEEQGSPSREALRRGEWEQALRLLTDRRDALLAAAREDERKGHLFHRVRVVEKPLTPYVQWELHSHRQRAEYGERIRVVGAEQVARAERACLLPEVVVLGGSTLFQVLYSEAGATVGAVRYSDRYLVGSWENYIRKLYEVGEDVSSYFEREVAHLSRPRTL, encoded by the coding sequence ATGCTTGACGTACTCCCGCCGATTCTCACGCCTGAACAGGGTCAACGGCTGGATCGGGACGCCTACAAACGGGCCTTCCGGGCACAGGACATGGCGATTCGTGACGCGGGTTCCTGGAAGTTGGAGCGTCGGCAGCACTTCGAGGAGCAGGGCAGTCCCAGCCGGGAAGCGCTGCGCCGAGGGGAGTGGGAGCAGGCACTCAGGCTTCTCACGGACCGGCGTGACGCCCTGCTCGCCGCCGCCCGGGAGGACGAACGCAAGGGTCATCTCTTTCACCGCGTGCGGGTGGTCGAGAAGCCGCTGACGCCGTATGTGCAGTGGGAGCTCCACTCTCATCGGCAGCGCGCCGAGTACGGAGAGCGGATCCGAGTCGTCGGCGCCGAGCAGGTGGCTCGGGCTGAGCGTGCCTGCCTGCTGCCAGAAGTCGTTGTCCTTGGCGGCAGCACCCTCTTCCAGGTCCTCTACAGCGAGGCCGGAGCCACGGTCGGCGCGGTCCGTTACTCCGACCGCTATCTGGTCGGGAGCTGGGAGAACTACATCAGGAAGCTCTACGAGGTGGGGGAGGACGTGAGTTCCTACTTCGAGCGCGAGGTGGCTCACCTTTCTCGGCCCAGGACGTTGTAG